In one Methanobacteriaceae archaeon genomic region, the following are encoded:
- the cdhB gene encoding CO dehydrogenase/acetyl-CoA synthase complex subunit epsilon gives MNERVIPWQPTVIAGPKQALLVTPETAKMMLKKAKRPLFVVGPLLKEDPILSLTKDIAEHWELPIVTTGDAYKTFKDLGVDSTHYGIVEIVNLLKDPDWKGIKGEGQHDLVMFIGCIYYIASQGLSTLKHFAPHLKTLTICKFFHSNADASFPNMNDDEWLKYLEKMKSD, from the coding sequence ATGAATGAAAGAGTAATTCCATGGCAACCAACAGTGATTGCTGGCCCCAAACAAGCTTTGTTGGTCACTCCAGAAACAGCCAAAATGATGCTTAAAAAAGCTAAAAGGCCCCTTTTTGTTGTTGGCCCTTTATTAAAAGAAGATCCAATCCTTTCGTTAACTAAAGATATTGCAGAACATTGGGAACTGCCAATAGTAACTACAGGGGATGCTTATAAAACTTTTAAAGATTTAGGTGTAGATTCAACTCATTATGGTATAGTGGAAATTGTTAACTTGCTTAAAGATCCTGACTGGAAGGGTATAAAAGGAGAAGGCCAGCATGATCTGGTAATGTTTATCGGATGTATATATTATATTGCTTCTCAGGGATTATCTACCTTGAAACATTTTGCTCCTCATCTTAAAACTCTTACCATTTGCAAGTTTTTCCATTCTAATGCAGATGCGTCTTTTCCGAATATGAATGATGATGAATGGTTGAAATATCTGGAGAAAATGAAATCTGATTAA
- the cdhA gene encoding CO dehydrogenase/acetyl-CoA synthase complex subunit alpha gives MAPKSTKPKDFKEDFWKSKDIKISIGDIVQDEVSGESGEPVEMGPTPKPHVTDLREWDMKLMERYEPFYAPFCDMCCLCTYGKCDLLGKKGACGIDAEAQQARMVLLACLIGTAAHAGHARHLVDYLIEKFGADYPIDLGMNIDIEAPIIRTVVGMRPKTLNDLKEVLNYAEEQMSHLLSACHTGQEGNNLDFESKSLHAGLMDDLTREVGDLAQIVALNMPKGDGDAPLVEMGFGTIDSQKPVILCIGHNVAPGAGIMDYLEDSGLEEHLEVCGICCAAIDITRYNTNAKVVGPLSKQLRFIRSGVADVVVVDEQCVRTDVLEEALKNNSVVIATTDKMCLGLPDMTDEDSDKIVSDLLNRNVKGALILDPEKVGEVSVKAAMKLAPERSTQKKLPDRDEIIEMAKECTECGWCQRVCPNSVPMMDAVVAASKGDLSMLETLCIDELCYTCGRCEQECERDLPLVSMVTKAGERLVKNEKYNIRSGRGPVQDVEIRRVGAPIVLGDIPGVIAIVGCSNYPQGGKEVALMAQEFLERNYIVLATGCGAMSIGEYKDEEGKTLYEKYGGEFDSKGLINMGSCVSNAHISGATIKIANIFAKKPLEGNYEEIADYILNRVGACGIAWGAYSQKAAAIATGVNRWGIPVVIGPHGSKYRRLFLGRADKKDKWKLNDLRTNEVVDGEPAPEHLLYAAENREEATVMVAKLCLRPNDTPKGRQIKLNHYLDLHKKYFGTIPDDIDKFIRNDKDIPITYKKDVQAILHEKGWEPKKIVQEPSLLEFRNEKKAESKDK, from the coding sequence GTGGCACCTAAATCAACCAAACCTAAAGACTTTAAAGAGGATTTTTGGAAATCTAAAGATATTAAAATCTCCATTGGAGATATTGTTCAAGATGAAGTAAGCGGAGAATCTGGTGAGCCTGTAGAAATGGGTCCAACTCCTAAACCTCATGTAACTGACCTTCGGGAATGGGACATGAAGTTAATGGAGAGATATGAACCATTTTACGCTCCATTCTGTGATATGTGTTGCCTTTGTACCTATGGTAAATGTGATCTTTTAGGTAAAAAAGGAGCATGTGGAATCGATGCCGAAGCTCAGCAAGCAAGAATGGTTTTATTGGCTTGTTTAATTGGTACTGCGGCCCATGCAGGTCATGCTAGGCATTTGGTAGATTATCTCATAGAAAAATTTGGGGCAGATTATCCTATAGATTTAGGAATGAATATTGATATTGAAGCTCCTATTATACGTACAGTAGTTGGAATGAGGCCCAAAACACTAAATGACCTTAAAGAAGTTTTGAATTATGCTGAAGAGCAGATGTCTCATTTACTCTCTGCATGTCACACAGGACAAGAGGGAAATAATCTGGACTTTGAATCTAAATCTCTACACGCGGGATTAATGGACGACTTAACCAGAGAAGTTGGGGACTTAGCACAGATTGTTGCTTTAAATATGCCTAAAGGTGACGGAGATGCTCCTCTTGTTGAAATGGGTTTTGGAACCATTGATTCTCAAAAGCCAGTTATTTTATGCATTGGGCATAACGTTGCTCCGGGAGCAGGAATAATGGACTACTTGGAAGATAGTGGTCTGGAAGAACATTTAGAAGTATGTGGTATCTGTTGTGCAGCTATTGATATTACTCGATATAATACAAATGCAAAAGTTGTGGGCCCTCTATCAAAACAACTTAGATTCATACGAAGTGGTGTGGCTGATGTTGTTGTTGTTGATGAACAGTGTGTTCGTACTGATGTTTTGGAAGAAGCTCTAAAAAATAATTCGGTAGTTATTGCCACTACTGATAAAATGTGTTTAGGCTTGCCAGACATGACTGATGAAGATTCTGATAAAATAGTTTCTGATCTACTTAATAGGAATGTCAAAGGTGCATTAATTTTAGATCCTGAAAAAGTGGGGGAAGTATCGGTTAAAGCTGCTATGAAACTTGCACCTGAGAGGAGTACTCAGAAAAAGTTGCCTGATCGAGATGAAATTATAGAAATGGCTAAGGAATGTACTGAATGTGGCTGGTGTCAAAGAGTTTGTCCCAATAGTGTGCCGATGATGGATGCTGTAGTGGCTGCCAGTAAAGGCGATCTTTCAATGTTAGAAACATTGTGTATTGATGAATTATGTTACACATGTGGTCGCTGCGAACAAGAATGTGAACGGGACTTACCACTAGTTTCTATGGTTACTAAAGCCGGAGAAAGGTTGGTAAAAAATGAAAAATACAACATTCGTTCTGGAAGAGGCCCTGTGCAAGATGTGGAAATAAGAAGAGTGGGAGCACCTATTGTTTTAGGTGACATACCTGGAGTAATTGCCATCGTAGGATGTTCAAATTATCCTCAAGGGGGTAAAGAAGTAGCTTTGATGGCACAAGAGTTCCTAGAGAGAAATTATATTGTATTAGCCACTGGCTGCGGAGCCATGTCCATTGGTGAATATAAGGACGAAGAAGGAAAAACTCTCTATGAAAAGTATGGTGGAGAATTTGATTCCAAAGGACTGATAAATATGGGTTCATGTGTATCAAATGCCCATATTTCGGGAGCCACTATAAAAATTGCCAATATTTTTGCAAAAAAACCATTAGAAGGCAATTATGAGGAAATAGCGGATTACATATTAAACCGTGTGGGCGCATGTGGTATTGCATGGGGCGCCTATTCTCAAAAAGCTGCAGCTATTGCAACTGGAGTTAATCGATGGGGAATACCGGTAGTAATTGGGCCACATGGGTCTAAATATCGGCGATTGTTTTTAGGTAGGGCTGATAAAAAAGATAAATGGAAACTTAATGATTTACGAACTAATGAGGTCGTTGATGGTGAGCCAGCTCCAGAACATTTACTTTACGCGGCAGAAAATAGGGAAGAAGCAACGGTTATGGTTGCCAAACTATGTTTAAGACCTAATGACACTCCAAAAGGTCGCCAGATAAAGTTAAATCATTATTTAGATCTCCATAAAAAATACTTTGGGACTATCCCGGATGATATTGATAAATTCATAAGAAATGATAAGGATATTCCTATAACTTATAAAAAGGATGTTCAAGCAATTCTTCATGAAAAAGGATGGGAACCTAAAAAAATTGTACAAGAACCCTCTTTATTGGAGTTTAGAAATGAAAAAAAAGCAGAATCTAAAGATAAATAA
- the cbiM gene encoding cobalt transporter CbiM: MHIPDGFLPLGQAAIYYIITIIALYFALNWAKENLDEKRVPLMAVLAAFIFAIQAMNIPIPWGTSGHMLGAALVAIIFGSPWAAVLVLAVVLTVQTFFFADGGITAWGANILDMGVIAGFTGFGVFQALKKLNLWVAIFLAGWASIFVASLAVVLELVWAGTFPLDLGLFFMGLYHAVIGIAEGAITVVAILAIQRVRPDLLPWNKPKPDTEVEK; encoded by the coding sequence TTGCATATACCTGATGGTTTCTTGCCTTTAGGGCAAGCAGCTATATATTATATTATTACAATAATTGCATTGTACTTTGCTCTCAACTGGGCAAAAGAAAATCTTGATGAAAAACGTGTTCCATTAATGGCAGTTTTAGCTGCATTTATATTTGCTATACAAGCAATGAATATCCCTATCCCTTGGGGGACCAGTGGACATATGTTAGGTGCAGCATTAGTTGCAATCATATTTGGTAGTCCCTGGGCCGCAGTTCTTGTTCTGGCAGTAGTACTAACTGTACAAACATTTTTCTTTGCAGACGGAGGAATTACTGCTTGGGGTGCCAATATACTTGATATGGGAGTTATTGCAGGATTCACCGGGTTTGGAGTATTCCAAGCATTGAAAAAATTAAATTTATGGGTGGCTATATTCTTAGCAGGATGGGCTTCCATATTTGTAGCATCATTGGCAGTAGTTTTGGAGCTAGTGTGGGCCGGAACATTCCCATTAGACTTAGGATTATTCTTCATGGGCCTCTATCACGCCGTGATAGGTATTGCAGAAGGAGCAATAACTGTAGTAGCAATTTTAGCAATTCAAAGAGTTAGGCCAGATTTACTCCCTTGGAATAAACCAAAACCCGACACAGAGGTGGAAAAATGA
- a CDS encoding PDGLE domain-containing protein, with the protein MNAKDKKFIIGGLVVAIIIAILAPFLASSNPDGLESAAEKIVLVKETEPMFEAPMPDYAVPALGESPLGGVISIVLGTIIAFLAMVGLATTARWFKSGSNGT; encoded by the coding sequence ATGAATGCTAAAGACAAAAAATTCATTATTGGTGGGTTAGTTGTAGCCATCATAATAGCAATTTTAGCACCATTCTTGGCTTCCTCAAATCCTGACGGTTTGGAAAGTGCAGCTGAAAAGATTGTTTTAGTTAAAGAAACCGAACCAATGTTTGAAGCACCAATGCCAGATTATGCCGTGCCAGCACTAGGTGAATCTCCTTTAGGAGGAGTTATTTCAATTGTTTTAGGGACAATTATAGCTTTCCTGGCCATGGTTGGCTTAGCTACGACTGCTAGATGGTTTAAATCCGGAAGCAATGGTACTTAA
- the cbiQ gene encoding cobalt ECF transporter T component CbiQ translates to MGIADSIYLIERESMKESILHSLDGRIKLILLTLIIVYTVFSTQIIVLVALEAYLLLLIYLSKISFKAAFKRILILLPFSIFIIAFQPFIRPGEVIYILPFGINITYQGLMFAALLFSRIIVTLTSIILLSSISPMQEVVHSFRKLGMPRDFSMILSLMIRFIFLFYDELKKITNAQTSRNFDIFNKKTSYSWRLKQLGFTIMMMFLRSYERGESIYLSMLSRGYSDKSQLYSSLNKKIGKPEYLFVATTLLLVVILQFLSVFIFPQIGLVGAYIK, encoded by the coding sequence ATGGGAATAGCTGATTCAATTTATCTAATTGAAAGAGAATCAATGAAAGAAAGCATCCTTCATTCACTGGATGGACGAATTAAACTAATATTATTAACACTTATAATAGTTTATACAGTTTTTAGTACCCAAATTATAGTTTTAGTAGCTTTGGAAGCTTATTTATTATTATTAATTTATCTATCAAAAATCTCATTCAAAGCAGCTTTTAAAAGAATTTTGATACTTCTCCCATTTAGTATTTTTATCATAGCTTTTCAGCCATTTATACGCCCAGGAGAGGTTATATACATATTACCTTTTGGAATTAATATCACTTATCAAGGTTTGATGTTCGCAGCCTTGCTTTTTTCTCGAATTATTGTGACTTTAACATCAATCATATTATTATCTTCTATAAGCCCTATGCAAGAAGTTGTTCATTCATTCCGAAAATTAGGGATGCCCCGAGACTTTTCCATGATATTAAGTCTCATGATAAGATTTATATTCCTATTTTATGATGAGTTAAAAAAGATTACCAATGCTCAAACCTCACGAAACTTCGATATTTTTAATAAAAAAACCAGTTACAGTTGGAGATTAAAACAGCTGGGTTTCACCATTATGATGATGTTTTTAAGATCCTATGAACGAGGCGAAAGCATTTATTTAAGTATGTTAAGTCGGGGATACTCAGATAAATCACAATTATACTCTAGTTTAAATAAAAAAATTGGCAAGCCAGAATATCTCTTTGTAGCAACCACTCTGCTGCTGGTGGTAATTCTGCAGTTTTTGTCAGTATTTATCTTTCCTCAAATAGGATTGGTAGGAGCATATATTAAGTAG
- a CDS encoding type II secretion system F family protein, with product MANLKDIFDKIGGFTIDSSKKVGEGVQIPVNKLGGINNKIGGVRTSMGGVRTGLGSKSDSKSEKTDKDDKTPKYKFKPSDTSSKIIKRMKMSPEEIDVFKGLIESDKVDKKSPKEDKIKSESFQKASLEELLKEEEKEGLDPKLIIGLGLTSGLIVMGVMIFLGFGIEIGLALMLVIFLMAMVLIFLPNLKKGGRSAEASRELPYALRQMATELRAGLGLHDSMRSVAMSGYGPLSEEFARTLEEIKYGETTENALMDMSERVGSDGMKRAIYQITRTLSSGGDLAKTLNVIADDIAYEMRMKLKDYAQKLNSFTMIYMFVAILGPVILMIMLLAASTVMGGELFPPIVLIILYLFFFPLIVGFMAFMIKRLEPKL from the coding sequence ATGGCTAACTTAAAGGATATCTTCGATAAAATTGGTGGTTTCACTATTGATTCCAGTAAAAAAGTTGGAGAAGGGGTTCAAATTCCTGTAAATAAATTGGGGGGAATAAACAATAAAATTGGTGGTGTTAGAACTAGTATGGGTGGTGTTAGAACTGGTTTGGGTTCAAAATCTGATTCAAAATCTGAAAAAACAGATAAAGATGATAAAACGCCCAAATACAAATTTAAACCAAGTGATACGTCTTCTAAAATCATTAAACGGATGAAAATGAGCCCTGAGGAAATTGATGTATTTAAAGGACTTATAGAATCTGATAAAGTCGATAAAAAATCACCTAAAGAAGATAAAATAAAAAGTGAATCTTTTCAAAAGGCTTCACTGGAAGAACTCCTTAAAGAAGAGGAAAAGGAAGGCCTAGATCCTAAGTTAATTATTGGCCTTGGATTGACTTCTGGATTAATTGTAATGGGAGTCATGATATTTCTTGGTTTTGGAATAGAGATTGGACTTGCACTTATGTTAGTTATTTTTTTAATGGCTATGGTGCTAATTTTCTTACCCAATCTTAAAAAAGGAGGACGTTCTGCAGAAGCTTCTAGAGAATTACCCTATGCCTTAAGACAAATGGCCACTGAATTGAGGGCAGGCTTGGGACTTCATGATAGTATGCGTTCAGTTGCTATGTCTGGGTATGGGCCGTTATCTGAAGAATTTGCAAGAACTTTGGAAGAAATAAAATATGGGGAAACCACGGAAAATGCTCTAATGGATATGAGTGAAAGAGTTGGCTCTGATGGGATGAAAAGGGCTATTTATCAGATAACTCGAACTTTAAGCAGTGGTGGGGATTTGGCCAAAACTTTAAACGTTATTGCTGATGACATTGCCTATGAAATGAGAATGAAATTAAAGGACTATGCTCAAAAACTAAACTCATTCACCATGATCTACATGTTTGTGGCTATTTTAGGTCCAGTTATACTTATGATCATGCTGCTGGCAGCATCTACAGTAATGGGAGGGGAGCTTTTCCCACCAATTGTTTTGATTATCTTGTATCTGTTCTTTTTCCCTTTGATTGTAGGATTCATGGCCTTTATGATAAAAAGATTAGAGCCTAAACTTTAA
- a CDS encoding CpaF family protein, with protein sequence MKQKRKDILKDLLGEFGSEDYDENTEKEDSEDTNPEVKLDEPIIPKEEPKSFQEFLDEEEVEEEDDDAFNIEKIMQKPVKSQKIIKKTTDNSRAEIIEEDLIPEYNVSVPKFSDSEKQLLNEIREKLVEVAVSKGEDFKIDESSFINEVKEFLRMKGVRNIDKLSAQISQEMLGYGELDSLIKDDDLEEIMVIGINRPVFVYHRKIGMMVTNVVFDNDKDIRALIDVIARQVNRRIDQQTPILDARLPDGSRVNATIPPVSADGSSLTIRKFRKDPLTVIDLINFKTMSSHLAAFMWLCVDGLGVKPCNAIIAGGTGSGKTTTLNTVTSFVPPRERIITIEDTLELQLPHTHVLRMETRPPNIEGSGELDMDTLVKNSLRQRPDRVIVGEVRGSEAITLFTALNTGHSGFGTLHSNTARETITRLVNPPMSVPNIMIPALDFIIMQNRMYRPEGGSIRRITEVAEVVGMEEGNVQLNRVFEWNNVTDKVEYVGIASQTLRALSELRGVSITEVEEEIEKRRLILEYMADKNIRGIEEVGQFINDYYKDSDELLERVL encoded by the coding sequence ATGAAGCAGAAACGGAAAGATATTCTGAAGGACCTTTTAGGTGAATTTGGTTCTGAAGATTATGATGAAAACACGGAAAAAGAAGATTCTGAGGATACTAATCCAGAAGTTAAACTTGATGAACCTATTATTCCAAAGGAAGAACCAAAAAGTTTTCAGGAATTTTTAGATGAAGAAGAGGTTGAGGAAGAGGATGATGATGCATTTAATATTGAAAAAATAATGCAAAAACCTGTTAAATCTCAAAAAATTATCAAGAAAACTACAGATAATTCTCGGGCTGAAATTATTGAAGAGGATTTAATACCAGAATATAATGTTAGTGTTCCTAAATTTTCAGATAGTGAAAAACAGCTTCTTAATGAAATAAGGGAAAAATTGGTTGAAGTCGCGGTTTCTAAGGGCGAAGATTTTAAAATTGATGAATCAAGCTTTATTAATGAAGTTAAAGAATTTTTGAGGATGAAGGGAGTCCGTAATATTGATAAACTTTCGGCTCAAATCTCTCAGGAAATGTTAGGGTATGGGGAACTTGATTCTTTAATTAAAGACGATGATTTGGAAGAAATAATGGTTATTGGTATAAACCGGCCAGTATTTGTTTATCACCGAAAAATTGGGATGATGGTCACTAATGTCGTTTTTGATAATGACAAAGACATTAGGGCACTTATTGATGTTATAGCCCGTCAAGTTAATCGTAGAATTGACCAGCAGACTCCTATTTTGGATGCTCGTCTGCCTGATGGTTCAAGGGTGAATGCTACAATTCCTCCAGTTTCTGCAGACGGTTCCAGCCTTACAATACGTAAATTCAGAAAAGATCCTTTAACTGTAATTGATCTTATTAATTTTAAGACCATGTCATCTCATCTGGCTGCTTTTATGTGGCTTTGTGTGGATGGGCTTGGTGTAAAACCTTGTAATGCAATTATTGCTGGGGGTACGGGTTCTGGTAAAACCACAACTTTAAACACAGTAACTTCATTTGTACCTCCTAGAGAAAGAATAATTACTATTGAAGATACTCTGGAACTTCAACTACCTCACACTCACGTTTTAAGAATGGAAACTAGGCCTCCGAATATTGAAGGGTCTGGTGAGCTTGATATGGATACTCTGGTAAAAAATTCTCTTAGGCAGAGACCGGATAGGGTTATTGTGGGAGAAGTAAGGGGTAGTGAAGCAATTACTCTCTTCACTGCTTTAAATACAGGGCATTCTGGATTTGGTACCCTTCACTCCAATACTGCCAGAGAAACTATTACTCGGCTTGTAAATCCGCCTATGAGTGTTCCTAATATTATGATACCTGCTTTAGACTTTATTATAATGCAAAATCGTATGTACCGTCCTGAAGGTGGGTCTATAAGAAGAATAACTGAAGTTGCTGAAGTAGTAGGTATGGAAGAAGGTAATGTTCAACTTAACCGGGTATTTGAATGGAATAATGTTACTGATAAAGTAGAATATGTTGGAATTGCCAGCCAAACTCTTAGAGCACTTTCTGAACTTAGGGGTGTAAGTATAACTGAAGTTGAGGAAGAAATCGAAAAGAGGAGACTAATTTTAGAATACATGGCAGATAAAAATATCCGGGGCATAGAAGAAGTTGGACAATTTATTAATGATTATTATAAAGATTCTGATGAACTACTGGAGAGAGTTCTATAA
- a CDS encoding methyltransferase, with protein sequence MELKCKCGSTCIRTAEEILIQAKETFNPCQQCETIPLKKFSPLSEQINLNIIDSQFERCSCGKRHLDITVAHVLKLMVDEDLQNEHSNLRNTCVPLITPAYPLQAIPYLGDKSLIVLSPKMNQQCAERIVEEIPEVKAVIKGETNKTVGIKDSSHEPHIYETLAGCDMRCDIINTPQGPICLHKYQSEIHIEFPAHRSPKITSTSLFMKKHCIDSEFTVLDATSGPGTLGIFSLMSGASRVVFNDLWKPATNMTALNLEVNGFKVDFFDETLEKCMIANGEQFEIYNLDIRELGSVLDEKFDLCIIDPFPGVNSKEFVESAQKLAKNILVIE encoded by the coding sequence ATGGAATTAAAATGCAAGTGCGGAAGTACCTGCATAAGGACTGCTGAGGAAATATTGATCCAAGCAAAAGAAACATTTAATCCATGCCAACAATGCGAAACAATACCTCTGAAAAAATTTTCACCACTTTCAGAGCAAATAAACCTAAATATCATTGATTCCCAGTTTGAAAGATGTTCTTGCGGAAAAAGACATCTTGATATAACTGTAGCTCACGTATTAAAACTAATGGTCGACGAAGATCTTCAAAATGAACATTCTAACCTAAGAAACACTTGTGTACCGCTGATAACACCTGCTTATCCACTTCAAGCCATTCCTTATCTGGGAGATAAATCTCTGATTGTACTTTCACCAAAAATGAATCAGCAATGCGCTGAAAGGATAGTGGAAGAAATTCCAGAAGTCAAAGCTGTTATTAAAGGCGAGACTAATAAAACCGTAGGTATAAAGGACTCATCACATGAACCCCATATATATGAAACCTTGGCCGGGTGTGATATGAGATGTGACATAATTAACACTCCTCAAGGACCAATATGTCTTCACAAATATCAAAGTGAGATACATATTGAATTTCCAGCCCATAGATCCCCAAAAATAACCTCAACATCTCTTTTTATGAAAAAACATTGCATTGATTCTGAGTTTACTGTTTTAGATGCTACTTCTGGCCCCGGGACTCTGGGAATTTTTTCTTTAATGTCAGGAGCAAGTAGAGTAGTTTTTAATGACCTTTGGAAGCCCGCTACCAATATGACTGCTCTAAATCTGGAAGTTAATGGATTTAAAGTTGATTTTTTCGATGAAACATTAGAAAAATGTATGATCGCTAATGGAGAGCAGTTTGAAATTTATAATTTAGATATAAGGGAGTTGGGTTCAGTTTTAGATGAAAAATTTGATTTATGTATCATTGATCCATTTCCCGGAGTGAATTCTAAAGAATTTGTGGAATCTGCCCAAAAATTGGCCAAAAATATTTTGGTTATTGAATAA
- a CDS encoding tripartite tricarboxylate transporter permease, with protein MFDLIIACFIGILFGAITGLIPGIHVNTVGAIIFASSAFLLNLFSIEFLCVFLVSLAIAHALLEFIPSMLLGVPDESTALSILPGHRMVLEGRAREAIRLVALGGFGAIIVTIFLLPLFIMILPSLYEFIRPYIWIILVLVSIYMIMRLSKDTNTRIWSGILFLLSGIMGWTMLQTPISSNLSLMCMFTGLFGVSTLIYSLNEKSILPHQNKFHNFHFNTQIFRGIMAGGIAGTILGFLPGFGPAQGSIIAQELSGGGGEENTESFLTAISGVNTADTLFSLVATYLIGNPRSGIAVYISNFIQDFNVNYLLFFIFASLTAVSISLILCLKMGDWFSDYMQGINYNKLSKAVIIFMIGILLIFSILEGASLPFMFLVFITATALGLLPHYLGVSKSHLMGVLIIPAIVIYFGMFN; from the coding sequence ATTTTTGATCTCATCATAGCTTGCTTTATCGGAATTTTATTCGGTGCAATAACTGGCCTGATTCCAGGTATTCATGTTAATACTGTGGGGGCCATTATATTTGCATCGTCTGCTTTTCTTTTAAATTTATTTTCTATTGAATTTTTATGCGTATTTTTAGTATCCCTGGCCATAGCCCATGCACTTTTAGAGTTTATACCTTCCATGCTCTTAGGAGTGCCTGATGAAAGCACAGCATTGTCTATTTTGCCAGGCCATCGGATGGTACTGGAGGGCCGTGCCCGAGAAGCTATTCGATTAGTAGCACTGGGCGGATTTGGAGCCATTATAGTAACTATTTTTTTACTTCCACTATTTATAATGATTTTACCTTCACTTTATGAATTCATAAGGCCCTACATATGGATAATTCTGGTTCTGGTCTCAATTTATATGATAATGAGACTCAGTAAAGACACAAATACTAGAATCTGGTCTGGAATTCTTTTTCTTTTATCTGGAATAATGGGCTGGACCATGCTGCAAACACCTATATCTTCAAATTTATCATTAATGTGTATGTTTACTGGCCTTTTTGGAGTAAGCACTTTAATTTACAGTTTAAATGAAAAATCAATCCTCCCACATCAAAATAAGTTTCATAATTTTCATTTTAATACTCAAATATTTAGAGGAATAATGGCTGGGGGAATTGCAGGAACCATTTTGGGATTTTTACCTGGATTTGGACCGGCTCAGGGTAGTATAATTGCTCAAGAGTTGAGTGGGGGTGGGGGTGAGGAAAATACGGAAAGTTTCCTCACGGCCATAAGTGGAGTAAATACTGCGGATACCCTTTTTTCCCTGGTGGCCACATATTTGATTGGGAATCCTCGTAGTGGCATCGCGGTGTATATATCAAATTTTATTCAAGATTTCAACGTTAATTATCTCTTATTTTTCATATTTGCTTCACTCACTGCAGTTTCTATTTCTTTAATATTATGTTTGAAAATGGGGGACTGGTTCAGTGATTATATGCAAGGTATAAATTATAATAAACTTTCTAAGGCAGTTATAATCTTCATGATAGGTATTTTATTAATATTTTCTATTTTGGAAGGCGCATCTCTGCCATTCATGTTTTTGGTTTTTATCACGGCCACTGCTTTAGGACTTTTACCCCATTATTTAGGAGTAAGCAAATCCCACTTAATGGGCGTATTGATTATTCCAGCTATTGTGATATATTTTGGAATGTTTAACTGA
- a CDS encoding elongation factor 1-beta: MGEVVATIKLMPESPEVDLENIKKNVEASIPEGTELHKIEEEPIAFGLVALNVIVIVDDGEGGTEEVEANLSKLDDIGNIEVTDVRRLM, from the coding sequence ATGGGAGAAGTTGTTGCTACCATAAAATTAATGCCAGAAAGTCCTGAAGTAGATTTAGAAAATATTAAAAAGAATGTTGAAGCTTCTATACCTGAAGGAACCGAATTACACAAAATTGAAGAAGAACCTATTGCTTTTGGCCTAGTGGCCTTAAATGTAATAGTTATTGTGGACGACGGTGAAGGCGGTACTGAAGAAGTTGAAGCTAACCTTTCTAAACTGGACGACATAGGCAATATTGAAGTTACAGATGTCCGAAGATTAATGTAA
- a CDS encoding zinc finger domain-containing protein: MEKIECTSCKQEIPLVETYVKFECPECEEIIYRCQKCRTFGHIYTCKCGFQGP; this comes from the coding sequence ATGGAGAAAATAGAATGTACATCATGTAAACAGGAAATACCTCTGGTAGAAACTTATGTTAAGTTTGAATGTCCTGAGTGTGAAGAAATTATTTACCGATGTCAGAAATGCCGAACTTTCGGACATATCTACACATGCAAATGCGGATTTCAAGGACCTTAA